CACCGCATGGATTTCGGCTTCTGGAATGAGATCAACGCCGTGGTCCAGGCGGAACCGAGCGACGGATTGGACGCGGAGACGCTCGGCCTGCTGGCCTCGATCGGTATCAAGAAGGGGCAGCCGTTCAAGCCCGATGCCCGCATGAAGAAGATCCTCACAGACGCGGCCGACGTTGCGGCCGTGACGGCCCGCGCCCTGACCGCACGCCCGCGTGATCAGCGGCACTACCGGTATCCCGGCGAGGGCGTATGGACGAATCCATTCATCGAAGGGCACTACGACTTCCTGGAGGACGGGGCGCGCATGCTCGACTCCCGCACCTACATGCACTTCTACGCGACGGGGATTACTCCCGCGATGGCGATCAAGAACGTGGGCAAGGGGTCGCAGTACGCCATCGCGTACCTGGACAAGGACGGCAACCCTCTGCGCGGAAGCGAGACCTACGTGGTTCATCTGCCGCCCAACGTACCGGCCAAGGACTTCTGGTCCTTCACGCTCTACGACAACCAGACACGAGGGATGCTGCAGACCGATCAGCAGTTTCCCGGTCTCGACAACAACGCGGAAGGGCTGCAGCAGAACGCCGACGGTTCATACGACATCTACTTCGGCCCCACGGCACCCGCGGGCAGGGAGGCCAATTGGATTCAGACCGTGGCGGGCAAGGGTTGGAACACTATTCTTCGACTCTATGGCCCGCTCGAGCCCTTCTTCGATCAGTCCTGGCGACCGGGCGATCCCGAGTTGGTCGACTGATCAGGTCAGCCCTGAGCATCCCTTCCGGGGAGTTCG
This window of the bacterium genome carries:
- a CDS encoding DUF1254 domain-containing protein, whose product is MNSIACATLIVGATVFIPACTTSPPSRPEKMKMTTVVPAGLATPDRLETRIGTLTSFDGVPDERTTQLVYDNLDFQRAVQAYLASLPVASMYAMREGLLGFGPANTTALLFEDLMDSKALWLTPNTVSVYMVTWLEMDDEPWVIETPPNVLGLINDFWFHYVADFGNAGPDRGKGGKFLILPPGYEGDVPDGYHVARSNTYGNWVVWRGFQVDGDTGPAIDTTKETFRVYPLSKKDNPLEMTFTNISGKFHNTIHRMDFGFWNEINAVVQAEPSDGLDAETLGLLASIGIKKGQPFKPDARMKKILTDAADVAAVTARALTARPRDQRHYRYPGEGVWTNPFIEGHYDFLEDGARMLDSRTYMHFYATGITPAMAIKNVGKGSQYAIAYLDKDGNPLRGSETYVVHLPPNVPAKDFWSFTLYDNQTRGMLQTDQQFPGLDNNAEGLQQNADGSYDIYFGPTAPAGREANWIQTVAGKGWNTILRLYGPLEPFFDQSWRPGDPELVD